One genomic region from Nocardia vinacea encodes:
- a CDS encoding adenylosuccinate synthase translates to MPAIVLIGAQWGDEGKGKATDLLGGRLQWVVRYQGGNNAGHTVVLPNGDKFALHLIPSGILTPGVTNVIGNGVVVDPGVLLAELAGLEERGVDTSGLLLSADAHLIMPYHVAIDKVTERFLGNKKIGTTGRGIGPCYQDKVARVGVRVADVLDEKILTQKVEAALEFKNQVLVKIYNRRALDPQQVVDEVLGQAESFKHRIADTRLELNLALERGETVLLEGSQGTLLDVDHGTYPYVTSSNPTSGGAAVGAGVGPNKITTVLGILKCYTTRVGSGPFPTELFDNFGEFLAKQGGEVGVTTGRARRCGWFDAVIARYATRVNGVTDYFLTKLDVLSSLERVPICVAYEIDGKRVEQMPTTQTEFHHAKPIYEEMPGWWEDISHVETFEELPANAQAYVLRLEELSGARISCIGVGPGRDQTIVRHDVLG, encoded by the coding sequence ATGCCGGCAATCGTCCTGATCGGCGCCCAGTGGGGCGACGAGGGTAAGGGCAAAGCAACCGATCTGCTCGGTGGCAGGTTGCAATGGGTGGTCCGGTACCAAGGCGGTAATAACGCCGGTCACACGGTCGTTCTGCCCAATGGCGACAAGTTCGCGCTGCATCTGATCCCGTCCGGCATTCTCACGCCGGGCGTGACGAACGTCATCGGCAATGGTGTCGTGGTCGATCCCGGCGTCCTGCTCGCCGAGCTGGCCGGACTGGAGGAGCGCGGCGTCGATACCTCCGGACTTCTGCTCTCGGCCGACGCGCATCTGATCATGCCGTACCACGTGGCCATCGATAAGGTCACCGAACGCTTCCTCGGCAATAAGAAGATCGGCACGACCGGTCGCGGCATCGGTCCGTGCTATCAGGACAAGGTCGCCCGGGTCGGCGTGCGCGTCGCGGATGTGCTCGACGAGAAGATCCTGACCCAGAAGGTCGAGGCGGCCCTGGAGTTCAAGAACCAGGTCCTGGTGAAGATCTACAACCGTCGCGCATTGGACCCGCAGCAGGTGGTGGACGAGGTACTCGGACAGGCGGAGAGCTTCAAGCACCGCATCGCCGACACCCGCCTGGAACTGAATCTGGCGCTCGAGCGCGGCGAAACTGTACTGCTGGAGGGTTCGCAGGGCACCCTGCTCGATGTGGACCACGGCACCTACCCGTATGTGACCTCGTCCAACCCGACCTCGGGTGGTGCGGCGGTCGGCGCGGGTGTCGGACCCAACAAGATCACGACTGTGCTCGGCATCCTGAAGTGCTACACCACCCGCGTCGGCTCGGGTCCGTTCCCGACCGAACTGTTCGACAATTTCGGTGAATTCCTGGCCAAGCAGGGCGGTGAGGTCGGCGTGACCACCGGCCGGGCCCGCCGCTGCGGCTGGTTCGACGCGGTCATCGCGCGCTATGCGACTCGGGTCAACGGCGTCACCGACTACTTCCTCACCAAGCTGGACGTCCTGTCGAGCCTGGAGCGGGTGCCGATCTGCGTCGCCTACGAAATCGATGGCAAGCGGGTCGAGCAGATGCCGACCACACAGACCGAATTCCACCACGCCAAGCCGATTTACGAAGAGATGCCCGGTTGGTGGGAAGACATTTCACATGTCGAGACCTTCGAGGAATTGCCTGCCAACGCCCAGGCCTATGTCTTGCGTCTGGAGGAGCTGTCCG